The proteins below are encoded in one region of Gopherus flavomarginatus isolate rGopFla2 chromosome 12, rGopFla2.mat.asm, whole genome shotgun sequence:
- the SSTR2 gene encoding somatostatin receptor type 2, producing MDLAYELPNVTEFWFSSASQFDNFSTEMSANASQNTTGQHFDLTSNAILTFIYFGVCIIGLCGNTLVIYVILRYAKMKTITNIYILNLAIADELFMLGLPFLAMQVALVHWPFGRAICRIVMTVDGINQFTSIFCLTVMSIDRYLAVVHPIKSAKWRRPRTAKMINVAVWGISLLVIMPIMIYAGIQNTHGRSSCTIIWPGKSSAWYTGFIIYTFILGFLVPLAIICLCYLFIIIKVKSSGIRVGSSKRKKSEKKVTRMVSIVVAVFIFCWLPFYIFNVSSVSVFITPTPFLKGMFDFVVVLTYANSCANPILYAFLSDNFKKSFQNVLCLVKVSGMDDADRSDSKQDKSRLNETTETQRTLLNGDLQTSI from the coding sequence ATGGATCTGGCCTATGAGCTGCCCAACGTCACCGAGTTCTGGTTCTCCTCAGCCTCCCAGTTCGACAACTTCTCCACGGAGATGTCTGCCAACGCCTCCCAGAACACTACGGGCCAGCATTTTGACCTGACCAGCAACGCCATCCTTACCTTCATCTACTTTGGGGTGTGCATCATAGGCCTGTGCGGCAACACACTGGTGATCTACGTCATCCTCCGCTATGCCAAGATGAAGACCATCACCAACATCTACATCCTGAACCTGGCCATTGCAGATGAGCTTTTCATGCTGGGGCTGCCGTTCCTGGCCATGCAGGTGGCTCTGGTTCACTGGCCCTTTGGCAGAGCCATCTGCCGGATTGTCATGACAGTGGACGGGATCAACCAGTTCACCAGCATCTTCTGCCTGACCGTCATGAGCATTGACAGGTATCTGGCTGTAGTCCACCCCATCAAATCCGCCAAGTGGAGAAGGCCCAGAACGGCCAAGATGATCAACGTGGCCGTGTGGGGCATTTCCCTTCTCGTCATTATGCCCATCATGATTTATGCTGGGATCCAAAACACCCATGGAAGGAGTAGCTGCACCATCATCTGGCCAGGCAAGTCCAGCGCGTGGTACACAGGGTTCATCATCTATACCTTCATTCTGGGCTTCCTGGTGCCCCTCGCCATTATCTGCCTTTGCTACTTGTTCATCATTATCAAAGTCAAGTCCTCCGGGATCAGAGTGGGCTCCTCCAAGAGGAAAAAATCAGAGAAGAAAGTCACCAGGATGGTCTCCATCGTAGTGGCAGTCTTCATCTTCTGCTGGCTTCCCTTCTACATATTTAACGTCTCCTCTGTCTCTGTCTTCATCACTCCCACACCCTTCCTGAAGGGTATGTTTGATTTCGTCGTGGTTCTCACCTATGCCAACAGCTGTGCCAACCCCATCCTCTATGCCTTTTTGTCTGACAACTTCAAGAAGAGCTTTCAGAACGTTCTCTGCCTGGTGAAGGTCAGTGGCATGGATGATGCAGACAGGAGCGACAGCAAGCAGGACAAATCCAGGCTAAATGAAACCACGGAAACTCAAAGGACTCTGCTCAATGGTGACCTTCAGACAAGCATCTGA